Proteins encoded in a region of the Ignavibacteria bacterium genome:
- a CDS encoding type II toxin-antitoxin system PemK/MazF family toxin produces the protein MAKFIKGDVVVIPFPFSDLSVIKRRPALIITSLKGNDLILCQITSQTVKDDYAVQITDNDFEQGSLKQVSNVRPNRIFTAENKIILYKIGKLNTHKLNEIIKRVIDIIQH, from the coding sequence GTGGCAAAATTTATAAAAGGCGACGTAGTCGTCATTCCATTCCCTTTTTCTGATCTTTCGGTGATTAAAAGACGTCCAGCATTAATTATCACTTCCTTGAAGGGAAATGATCTTATTCTATGCCAAATCACAAGTCAAACCGTAAAAGATGATTATGCAGTTCAAATAACCGATAATGATTTCGAGCAAGGAAGCTTGAAGCAAGTAAGCAACGTACGGCCCAATCGAATATTTACTGCAGAAAACAAAATTATCCTATACAAAATCGGTAAACTAAACACTCACAAATTAAACGAAATTATAAAGAGAGTAATTGATATTATTCAACATTAA
- a CDS encoding DUF2281 domain-containing protein yields the protein MTKKELLISEIEQIPESLLDDVFDFINYLKTKIVKEEIDTAIMSESLLSKDWLRPEEEKAWQNL from the coding sequence ATGACCAAAAAAGAACTGCTGATAAGCGAAATTGAGCAAATCCCTGAATCTCTTTTAGACGATGTTTTTGATTTTATCAACTATCTGAAGACAAAAATCGTCAAAGAAGAAATTGACACTGCGATTATGAGCGAATCCTTGCTAAGTAAAGATTGGCTTAGACCTGAAGAAGAGAAAGCGTGGCAAAATTTATAA